In Alphaproteobacteria bacterium, one genomic interval encodes:
- the lptG gene encoding LPS export ABC transporter permease LptG: MRLSGTLSFYIARQVLLWIALVAGVLLAVVFLFDTVELLRRAASRSDVGVGLVFAMALLKAPTMLQEIISFAVLFGAMAAFARLSRHHELVIVRASGVSAWQFMLPAMAVAVALGAAKLGFVNPLAASMQARFEAVESRLLESGASALTLTGNGLWLRQAEAGGEAILHTPVPPGADMRLVNVTLFRYDATGRFIGRVDARSGALEDGQWRLVDAVVATPNEPARQVATYVLATELTSDRIMDSFSSPETISFWDLPGFIDTMQKAGLPALRHRLEWNRLASSPFMLAAMVLLAGAFSMRPSRQGGVLLLIGAGIAAGFVIYFGSDIVFALGLSQAVPVPLAAWAPALFTALLGGSLLIHMEDG; this comes from the coding sequence ATGAGGCTGTCGGGCACCCTGTCCTTCTATATCGCGCGCCAGGTTCTGCTGTGGATCGCTCTGGTCGCCGGGGTGCTGCTGGCCGTGGTCTTTCTGTTCGACACGGTCGAGCTGCTGCGGCGGGCGGCTAGCCGCAGCGACGTCGGCGTCGGCCTGGTCTTTGCCATGGCGCTGCTCAAGGCACCGACCATGCTGCAGGAAATCATCTCCTTTGCGGTGCTGTTCGGCGCCATGGCGGCATTTGCCCGGTTGTCGCGGCACCATGAGCTGGTGATCGTCCGCGCCTCCGGCGTTTCGGCCTGGCAGTTCATGCTGCCGGCGATGGCCGTGGCGGTGGCGCTGGGCGCGGCCAAGCTGGGCTTCGTCAATCCACTGGCGGCCTCCATGCAGGCTCGTTTCGAGGCCGTCGAGAGCCGCCTGCTGGAAAGCGGTGCGAGCGCGCTGACCCTCACCGGCAACGGCCTGTGGCTGCGCCAGGCGGAAGCCGGTGGCGAGGCTATTCTGCACACGCCGGTGCCGCCGGGGGCGGATATGCGGCTGGTCAATGTGACCCTGTTCCGCTACGACGCCACGGGTCGCTTCATTGGCCGGGTTGACGCCCGCAGCGGCGCCCTGGAGGACGGCCAATGGCGACTGGTGGACGCGGTGGTGGCGACGCCGAACGAGCCGGCACGCCAGGTGGCAACCTATGTGCTGGCGACGGAACTGACGTCAGACCGCATCATGGACAGCTTTTCATCACCGGAAACCATCTCGTTCTGGGACCTGCCGGGCTTTATCGACACCATGCAGAAAGCCGGGCTGCCGGCCCTGCGTCATCGTCTGGAATGGAATCGCCTGGCCTCCAGCCCGTTCATGCTGGCGGCGATGGTGCTGCTGGCCGGCGCCTTTTCCATGCGACCGTCACGCCAGGGCGGCGTTCTACTGCTGATCGGCGCCGGTATTGCCGCAGGCTTCGTCATCTATTTCGGCTCCGACATCGTCTTTGCCCTGGGCCTGTCACAGGCGGTGCCGGTACCTCTGGCAGCGTGGGCGCCGGCCCTGTTCACCGCCCTGCTCGGCGGCTCCCTGCTGATTCACATGGAAGATGGCTGA
- the lptD gene encoding LPS assembly protein LptD, with product MLVAAVLSDGGAAHAQLAPDEALLTADEVVFDQDNNVIRAIGNVEIAFGPRILLADIVAYDRGSDTVTATGNVSLVEPSGDVLFAERVVLTRDLQEGLVEQIRVLMSDRTRIAAHSGVRSSGNRTRFRRAVFSPCELCAEAPERAPLWQITARTVTHDQTAQQITYNHAFMEIYGVPVFYTPYFSHPDPTVDRKSGFLAPTYRSSETLGSGIEVPYYWAIAGDKDATFAPIYYSDVAPVMQGEYRQTFDNGFLTVNSSATNPDRLEGNARVPGSEFRGHVESTGRFAIDDTWRWGFDANRSTDDTYLRRYRLGNLTAEQSLTSNAFVEGFRGRNYAAANTFFYQGLRAGDDPDTIPVILPVLDYRHVGTPGRLGLRTEGDANLLVLERDDGTDSRRLALRGGVALPYTAPAGDIYTLRADIRADAYHAAGVVNADDPTRTGEGFAGRVFPQVSLEWRYPFVRRRPAVREVFEPIAEVIMAPTGGNSSEIPNEDSLAFEYSAANLFSDNRFPGFDRVETGPRANYGLRYGVYADSGASATALVGQSYRLHEDSVFSEVSGLSDHVSDVVGRVNFNLPGIADITYRARFNKDDLTARRSELLTTFGPSRLRTSISYGFYDADSQSGFQDREELSASMIAGLNDYWSVFVRHRRSLVDDGGSLSSGLGAIYQDECYQMELSLDRNFTVDRDLQPDDTLFVRIVFKHLGQVAPKSSF from the coding sequence GTGCTGGTAGCGGCGGTCCTGTCAGATGGCGGCGCGGCCCACGCCCAGCTGGCCCCCGACGAGGCCCTGCTGACGGCGGATGAAGTTGTCTTTGACCAGGACAACAACGTGATCCGCGCCATCGGCAATGTGGAGATTGCCTTCGGCCCACGCATCCTGCTGGCCGACATCGTGGCCTATGACCGCGGCAGCGACACGGTGACGGCAACCGGCAATGTCAGCCTGGTCGAGCCCAGCGGCGACGTCCTGTTCGCCGAGCGCGTGGTGCTGACCCGTGACCTGCAGGAAGGGCTGGTCGAGCAGATCCGCGTCCTGATGAGTGATCGCACCCGTATCGCCGCCCATTCGGGTGTGCGCAGCAGCGGCAACCGCACACGCTTTCGCCGGGCCGTGTTTTCGCCGTGCGAACTGTGCGCCGAGGCGCCGGAACGCGCACCCCTGTGGCAGATCACCGCCCGCACGGTGACCCACGACCAGACGGCCCAGCAGATCACCTACAACCATGCATTCATGGAAATCTACGGCGTTCCGGTGTTCTACACCCCCTATTTCAGCCACCCGGACCCGACCGTGGACCGCAAATCAGGCTTTCTGGCGCCCACATACCGCAGTTCCGAAACCCTCGGCAGCGGTATTGAAGTGCCGTATTACTGGGCCATTGCCGGCGACAAGGACGCCACCTTCGCGCCGATCTACTATTCCGACGTGGCGCCGGTGATGCAGGGCGAGTATCGCCAGACCTTCGACAACGGGTTTCTGACAGTCAACAGTTCGGCAACCAACCCGGACCGGCTGGAAGGCAATGCGCGCGTACCCGGTAGCGAATTTCGCGGTCATGTGGAAAGCACCGGCCGCTTTGCCATAGACGACACGTGGCGCTGGGGCTTCGACGCCAACCGGTCGACCGACGATACCTACTTGCGGCGCTACAGGCTGGGCAACCTTACTGCCGAGCAATCCCTGACCAGCAACGCGTTCGTGGAAGGGTTCCGCGGTCGCAACTACGCAGCAGCCAACACATTCTTCTACCAGGGGCTGCGGGCAGGCGATGACCCGGACACGATTCCGGTCATCCTGCCGGTCCTGGACTATCGTCATGTAGGGACTCCCGGGCGGCTTGGCCTGCGGACCGAAGGCGACGCCAATCTGCTGGTTCTGGAGCGCGATGACGGCACCGACAGCCGCCGCCTGGCCCTGCGTGGCGGGGTCGCCCTGCCGTACACGGCGCCGGCCGGCGACATCTATACCCTGCGCGCTGATATACGAGCCGACGCCTATCACGCCGCCGGCGTGGTCAATGCCGACGATCCGACGCGCACGGGCGAGGGATTCGCGGGCCGGGTCTTTCCACAGGTCAGTCTGGAATGGCGCTATCCCTTTGTCCGGCGACGGCCGGCCGTGCGAGAGGTATTCGAACCGATCGCCGAGGTCATCATGGCGCCAACCGGCGGCAATTCATCGGAAATACCCAACGAGGACAGTCTGGCCTTCGAATATTCGGCGGCCAACCTGTTCTCCGACAACCGGTTTCCCGGATTTGACCGGGTCGAGACCGGCCCGCGCGCCAATTATGGCCTGCGCTATGGCGTATATGCCGACAGCGGCGCCAGCGCCACCGCCCTGGTCGGCCAGTCATACCGCCTGCACGAAGACTCGGTGTTCTCTGAGGTCTCGGGCCTGTCAGACCACGTCTCGGACGTGGTGGGACGGGTCAACTTCAACCTGCCGGGCATCGCCGATATCACCTATCGGGCGCGCTTCAATAAGGACGACCTGACCGCCCGACGCAGTGAACTGCTTACCACTTTCGGCCCGTCGCGCCTTAGAACCAGTATCAGTTATGGCTTCTATGATGCTGATTCACAAAGTGGTTTTCAGGATCGGGAAGAGCTGTCCGCGTCCATGATCGCAGGCCTCAACGATTACTGGTCGGTGTTCGTGCGCCATCGCCGCTCGCTGGTGGATGATGGTGGATCGCTGAGCAGCGGCCTGGGCGCGATCTATCAGGACGAGTGCTATCAGATGGAGCTGTCGCTGGACCGCAACTTCACGGTTGACCGTGACCTGCAGCCGGACGATACGCTGTTCGTGCGGATTGTTTTCAAGCACCTTGGCCAGGTCGCGCCAAAAAGCTCGTTCTAG
- a CDS encoding peptidylprolyl isomerase, with protein MAGSQPQAGIDGRRAPARLGRLLAAALAGVVLLALSAAGPLWSAGGGRGAAQAQELLGIAAVVNDQVVSLYDLNGRLRVALAASRLPNTAEVRDELAPRVLRQLIDERLQAQEARSRGISVRPEEIERALAIIREQNRVPVEAFDEFLAANGVPKDALVQQLTSSILWDKLVRLRFRDSIQIGDEEIDAVLERLNKASGKTQSHVYEIFLRFDAGEDRTELRILANRLAQQLRDGANFTSVARQFSDSATVAVGGEIGWVLPGDLSQALDQVIQAAEPGQIAGPIETREGLYLLAIADRRTVDAPDPGGIEVTLRQMVLPLAGDADEAERSSQLALGTQLSQTIAGCDDLAAVAGEMGASAPAAPTTLAMRDLNPAMSDLVASLEPGQVSQPVEVENGVMLVALCDRQEVGDTAARTQVSQQLFLERLGLSAASYLRDLRQAAFIEVRL; from the coding sequence ATGGCAGGATCACAACCACAGGCGGGAATTGACGGCAGGAGAGCGCCTGCGCGGTTAGGCCGGCTGCTCGCCGCGGCGCTGGCCGGGGTGGTCCTGCTGGCTCTGTCGGCGGCGGGCCCGTTGTGGTCGGCAGGCGGCGGGCGTGGCGCGGCGCAGGCGCAGGAGCTTCTCGGCATCGCCGCCGTGGTCAACGATCAGGTGGTGTCCCTGTATGACCTGAACGGTCGCCTCCGCGTGGCGCTGGCTGCATCACGGCTGCCCAACACGGCGGAGGTTCGCGACGAGCTGGCGCCGCGCGTACTGCGTCAGCTTATCGACGAACGACTGCAGGCGCAGGAGGCGCGCAGCCGCGGGATTTCCGTCCGGCCGGAAGAAATCGAGCGGGCGCTGGCCATCATCCGCGAGCAGAACCGCGTTCCGGTCGAGGCGTTTGACGAGTTTCTCGCCGCCAACGGCGTACCAAAGGACGCCCTCGTGCAGCAACTGACCAGCAGCATTCTATGGGACAAGCTGGTGAGGCTGCGCTTTCGCGATTCGATCCAGATCGGTGATGAGGAAATTGATGCGGTTCTGGAGCGCCTGAACAAGGCCAGCGGCAAAACGCAGAGCCATGTCTATGAGATTTTTTTGCGCTTTGACGCCGGCGAAGATCGCACCGAGTTACGCATCCTGGCCAACCGGCTGGCCCAGCAATTGCGCGACGGCGCCAATTTCACGTCCGTCGCCCGGCAATTCTCCGACAGCGCCACGGTGGCGGTGGGCGGCGAAATCGGCTGGGTTCTGCCGGGTGACCTCAGCCAGGCGCTGGATCAGGTGATCCAGGCCGCCGAACCAGGCCAGATCGCCGGCCCGATCGAAACGCGCGAGGGCCTCTATCTGCTGGCCATCGCCGACCGTCGGACAGTGGATGCGCCGGATCCGGGCGGCATTGAAGTGACCCTGCGGCAGATGGTTCTGCCACTGGCGGGCGATGCGGATGAGGCAGAGCGCAGCAGTCAGTTGGCCCTGGGCACCCAGCTCAGCCAGACTATCGCCGGCTGCGATGATCTGGCGGCGGTGGCCGGCGAAATGGGTGCCAGTGCGCCGGCAGCGCCGACCACCCTGGCGATGCGCGACCTCAACCCGGCCATGAGCGATCTGGTGGCCAGCCTTGAGCCCGGCCAGGTGAGCCAGCCGGTGGAGGTGGAAAACGGTGTCATGCTGGTCGCCTTGTGCGACCGGCAGGAGGTCGGGGATACCGCCGCGCGCACCCAGGTCAGCCAGCAATTGTTCCTGGAGCGGCTGGGCCTGTCGGCGGCCAGCTATCTGCGCGACCTGCGCCAGGCCGCCTTCATCGAAGTCCGCCTGTAG
- the pdxA gene encoding 4-hydroxythreonine-4-phosphate dehydrogenase PdxA, translating to MTGPHTPRSIVVSMGDPAGIGPELALQAWQHERASLPPFALLADGAHLAGLARRIGLADLPLQPVESPDQVNRTFATALPVLTCPLARPATPGTPDPANGAAVVEAIRRGAAYCLSGEARALVTLPIHKKTLYDAGFGFPGHTEYLGQLCGGKPVMLLVGGGLRVAPVTIHLALRQVADSLRQADIVHAGRVVAEALRRDFAIAEPRLAVAGLNPHAGEDGALGDEERRIIAPAVAALAAEGWQVSGPWPADSLFHEAARERYDAVLTMYHDQALIPLKTLDFYGGVNTTLGIGIVRTSPDHGTAFDIAGRAIAHRGSLVAALRLAADMARARAAQPAPAAAP from the coding sequence ATGACCGGCCCGCACACGCCGCGTTCCATCGTTGTCAGTATGGGCGACCCGGCGGGTATCGGGCCCGAGCTGGCTCTACAGGCCTGGCAGCATGAGCGGGCGTCCCTGCCCCCCTTTGCGCTGCTGGCGGACGGCGCTCACCTGGCCGGCCTGGCCCGGCGCATAGGCCTGGCGGACCTGCCGTTGCAGCCGGTGGAAAGCCCGGATCAGGTGAACCGGACCTTTGCCACCGCCCTGCCGGTGCTGACCTGCCCGCTGGCCCGGCCGGCGACCCCCGGCACCCCGGACCCGGCCAACGGCGCGGCGGTGGTGGAGGCCATCCGCCGGGGCGCCGCCTACTGTCTGAGCGGCGAGGCGCGGGCCCTGGTGACCTTGCCGATCCACAAGAAGACCCTGTACGACGCCGGCTTTGGCTTTCCCGGCCATACGGAATATCTGGGCCAGTTGTGCGGCGGCAAACCGGTCATGCTGCTGGTCGGCGGCGGCCTGCGGGTGGCGCCGGTGACCATTCATCTGGCGCTGCGGCAGGTGGCAGACAGTTTGCGCCAGGCGGACATCGTCCATGCCGGCCGGGTGGTGGCAGAGGCGTTGCGACGGGATTTCGCCATTGCGGAGCCCAGGCTGGCCGTCGCCGGGCTCAACCCCCATGCCGGCGAAGATGGCGCGCTGGGCGACGAGGAGCGACGCATTATCGCCCCGGCGGTGGCCGCGCTGGCGGCAGAGGGCTGGCAGGTCAGCGGTCCATGGCCGGCCGACAGCCTGTTCCACGAAGCCGCCAGAGAGCGCTATGACGCGGTTCTGACAATGTATCATGACCAGGCCTTAATACCTTTGAAAACATTAGATTTTTACGGTGGGGTCAATACGACTCTGGGGATCGGCATTGTCCGCACCTCACCGGACCACGGCACGGCGTTCGACATTGCCGGCCGGGCTATCGCCCATCGCGGCAGCCTGGTGGCGGCCCTGCGCCTGGCCGCCGACATGGCCCGCGCCCGCGCCGCACAACCGGCACCGGCAGCAGCACCGTGA
- the rsmA gene encoding 16S rRNA (adenine(1518)-N(6)/adenine(1519)-N(6))-dimethyltransferase RsmA, whose product MNNDPAAAVAALPPLREVIARHGLAARRGLGQNFILDLNLTRRIVRAAGDLRDVSVVEVGPGPGGLTRALVESGARRIIAVETDPRCLAALEPLVEAAAGRLEVHHGDALRLDLSTLAPAPRIIIANLPYNVATPLLIGWLRQGPVWDRLVLMFQREVAMRLASPPGNRTYGRLSVLAQWLAEVQLLFDVDASAFVPRPAITSTVVRLTMRPAPLAAADPEVLQRVTAAAFGGRRKMLRRSLSGLVAAPTALLESLAIDPQARAESLSVEQFCALARRIEEMEKKTLD is encoded by the coding sequence GTGAACAACGATCCCGCCGCCGCTGTGGCGGCGTTGCCGCCGCTGCGCGAGGTTATCGCCCGCCATGGCCTGGCGGCGCGGCGCGGCCTCGGCCAGAACTTCATTCTTGACCTCAACCTGACCCGGCGCATCGTCCGCGCCGCCGGCGATCTTCGCGATGTGTCGGTGGTGGAGGTGGGCCCCGGACCCGGCGGCCTGACCCGCGCCCTGGTTGAAAGCGGGGCGCGGCGTATTATTGCCGTGGAGACCGACCCGCGCTGCCTGGCCGCCCTGGAGCCGCTGGTGGAGGCCGCCGCCGGGCGTCTGGAAGTCCACCATGGTGACGCTCTTCGTCTGGACCTCAGCACGCTGGCACCCGCACCGCGGATCATAATCGCCAACCTGCCCTACAACGTGGCGACGCCGCTGCTGATCGGCTGGCTGCGCCAGGGCCCGGTATGGGACCGCCTGGTCCTGATGTTTCAGCGGGAGGTGGCCATGCGCCTGGCCTCACCGCCGGGCAACCGCACCTACGGCCGTCTGAGTGTGCTGGCCCAGTGGCTGGCCGAGGTGCAGCTTTTGTTCGATGTGGACGCGAGTGCCTTCGTGCCGCGGCCGGCAATAACCTCCACCGTGGTGCGCCTGACCATGCGCCCGGCGCCGCTGGCGGCGGCTGACCCGGAGGTGCTGCAGCGCGTCACCGCGGCCGCCTTTGGCGGCCGGCGCAAGATGCTGCGGCGCTCTCTGAGCGGGCTGGTGGCGGCGCCTACAGCGCTGCTGGAGAGCCTCGCCATTGACCCGCAGGCACGGGCGGAGAGTCTCAGCGTCGAGCAGTTCTGCGCCCTGGCGCGGCGCATCGAAGAAATGGAAAAAAAGACTTTAGATTAG
- the gmk gene encoding guanylate kinase: MAIKRRGLMLVLSSPSGAGKTTLSRALLAQEPGLEMSVSATTRPPRPSEVDGRDYHFMDRVAFNLMLNRRQFLESAKVFGHYYGTPQEPVAAVLAAGHDVLFDIDWQGTQQLAENAREDLVSIFILPPSLTALEERLQSRAQDPAEVVAERMGRAADEMSHWAEYDYVIVNDDFAACLRDVRAILHAERLKRERQSGLSDFVRKLRTGH, translated from the coding sequence ATGGCGATAAAACGGCGTGGCCTGATGCTGGTCCTGTCTTCCCCGTCCGGAGCCGGCAAGACGACGCTGTCACGCGCTCTTCTCGCCCAGGAACCCGGCCTGGAGATGAGCGTTTCGGCGACGACCCGGCCGCCGCGCCCGTCGGAAGTGGACGGCCGCGACTATCATTTCATGGACCGGGTCGCTTTCAACCTGATGCTCAACCGGCGGCAGTTTCTGGAGTCCGCCAAGGTCTTCGGTCACTACTACGGGACGCCACAGGAGCCGGTCGCCGCCGTGCTCGCCGCCGGCCACGACGTACTGTTCGACATTGACTGGCAGGGCACCCAGCAGTTGGCGGAGAATGCCCGTGAGGACCTGGTCAGTATCTTCATCCTGCCGCCGTCGCTCACCGCCCTGGAAGAGCGGTTGCAGAGCCGGGCCCAGGATCCGGCCGAAGTGGTTGCCGAGCGCATGGGGCGGGCCGCCGACGAAATGAGCCACTGGGCCGAATATGACTATGTGATCGTCAATGATGATTTCGCCGCCTGTCTGCGTGACGTGCGCGCGATTCTACATGCGGAGCGTCTGAAGCGGGAGCGCCAAAGCGGTTTGTCGGACTTCGTAAGAAAACTCAGAACAGGCCATTAA
- a CDS encoding YicC/YloC family endoribonuclease, producing MTAPPLSGMTGFAEEGGAAGAVVWLWQAKSVNGRGLDLRCRLPGGLDRLEAEVRRRAQARFSRGAVSLNLRLERQDEAPAYVINRSWLDHLIGLAGDYPGRVGDGPPRLEALLAVPGVVVSAAGGSVPDDISDDVLLAGLDHALDGLVAARLAEGAALAAVLGRLLDDIAALVTAAGAAAECQPEAMRRVLARQLADLLAAGAGDSAIDPDRVAQELALLAVKGDVREELDRLAAHIAQARDLVDGGAPAGRRLDFLCQEFNREANTLCAKAQTTELTAIGLDLKQAVDRLREQAQNVE from the coding sequence ATGACGGCCCCACCCCTGTCCGGCATGACCGGGTTCGCGGAGGAAGGCGGCGCGGCCGGTGCCGTCGTCTGGTTATGGCAGGCGAAAAGCGTCAATGGCCGCGGTCTCGACCTGCGCTGCCGCCTGCCGGGCGGTCTCGACCGGCTGGAGGCGGAGGTGCGCCGCCGGGCCCAGGCGCGCTTCAGCCGTGGCGCTGTCAGCCTGAACCTTCGTCTGGAGCGGCAGGACGAGGCGCCGGCTTATGTGATCAACCGCTCCTGGCTTGACCATTTGATTGGCCTGGCCGGCGACTATCCTGGCCGCGTTGGCGATGGGCCGCCACGGCTGGAGGCCTTGCTGGCGGTTCCCGGCGTGGTGGTCAGCGCCGCCGGCGGATCTGTCCCGGACGATATTTCAGACGATGTGCTGCTGGCTGGTCTCGACCACGCTCTGGACGGCCTTGTCGCCGCCCGTCTGGCCGAAGGTGCCGCCCTGGCGGCGGTGCTCGGTCGGCTGCTCGATGATATTGCGGCGCTGGTGACGGCGGCCGGTGCGGCGGCGGAATGCCAGCCTGAGGCCATGCGTCGGGTGCTGGCGCGGCAGCTTGCTGATTTGCTGGCCGCCGGCGCCGGCGATTCCGCCATTGACCCGGATCGCGTGGCTCAGGAACTGGCGCTTTTGGCGGTGAAAGGCGACGTGCGGGAGGAACTGGACCGGCTTGCTGCCCATATCGCCCAGGCCCGTGACCTTGTGGACGGCGGCGCGCCGGCCGGCCGCCGGCTGGACTTCCTTTGTCAGGAGTTTAATCGCGAGGCCAACACCCTGTGCGCCAAGGCACAGACCACGGAACTTACCGCCATCGGTCTCGACCTCAAGCAGGCGGTGGATCGCCTGCGCGAGCAGGCCCAGAATGTGGAGTAA